One segment of Falco rusticolus isolate bFalRus1 chromosome 3, bFalRus1.pri, whole genome shotgun sequence DNA contains the following:
- the RER1 gene encoding protein RER1, with the protein MSEGDSIGESVHGKPSVVYRFFSRLGQIYQSWLDKSTPYTAVRWIVTLGLSFIYMIRVYLLQGWYIVTYALGIYHLNLFIAFLSPKVDPSLMEDSDDGPSLPTRQNEEFRPFIRRLPEFKFWHSATKGILVAMACTFFEAFNVPVFWPILVMYFIMLFCITMKRQIKHMIKYRYIPFTHGKRKYKGKDDVGKTFAS; encoded by the exons ATGTCAGAAGGGGACAGTATTGGTGAGTCTGTGCATGGAAAGCCTTCTGTGGTCTATAGATTTTTCTCAAGACTCGGACAG ATCTACCAGTCCTGGTTAGACAAATCTACTCCATATACTGCAGTGCGATGGATCGTAACTTTGGGTCTGAGTTTTATCTACATGATTAGAGTTTATTTACTGCAG gGTTGGTACATTGTGACATATGCCTTGGGAATCTACCATCTAAATCTCTTTATAGCTTTCTTGTCGCCAAAGGTAGACCCCTCTTTAATGGAAGATTCAG atgatgGTCCTTCCTTACCTACAAGGCAAAATGAAGAATTTCGGCCTTTCATTAGGAGGCTTCCAGAGTTTAAATTCTG gcaCTCTGCCACTAAAGGAATCCTGGTTGCTATGGCATGTACATTCTTTGAGGCTTTCAACGTTCCTGTTTTTTGGCCAATCCTTGTGATGTACTTCATTATGCTATTTTGTATCACTATGAAGAGGCAAATCAAG CACATgataaaatacagatatatacCCTTCACACATGGCAAGAGGAAATACAAAGGGAAGGATGATGTGGGAAAGACCTTTGCTAGCTAG